A genome region from Piliocolobus tephrosceles isolate RC106 chromosome 8, ASM277652v3, whole genome shotgun sequence includes the following:
- the NPVF gene encoding pro-FMRFamide-related neuropeptide VF, with protein sequence MEIISSKLFILLTLATSSLLTSNISCADELMMSNLHSKENYDKYSEPRGYPKRERSLNFEELKDWGPKNVIKMSTPAVNKMPHSVANLPLRFGRNTEEERRVGATANLPLRSGRNTEVSLVRRVLNLPQRFGRTTTAKSVCRTLSDLCQGSLHSPCANDLFYSMTCQHQEIQNPDKKRSRRLVFKKMDDAELKQEK encoded by the exons atggaaattatttcatCAAAACTATTCATTTTATTGACTTTAGCCACTTCAAGCTTGTTAACATCAAACATTTCTTGTGCAGATGAATTAATGATGTCCAATcttcacagcaaagaaaattatGACAAATATTCTGag CCTAGAGGATAcccaaaaagggaaagaagcctCAATTTTGAGGAATTAAAAGATTGGGGACCAAAAAATGTCATTAAGATGAGTACACCTGCAGTCAACAAAATGCCACACTCGGTCGCCAACTTGCCATTGAGATTTGGGAGGAACACTGAAGAAGAAAGACGCGTTGGAGCAACAGCCAACCTGCCTCTGAGATCTGGAAGAAATACGGAGGTGAGCCTCGTGAGACGGGTTCTTAACCTGCCCCAAAGGTTTGGGAGAACGACAACAGCCAAAAGTGTCTGCAGGACGCTGAGTGATTTATGTCAAGGATCCTTGCATTCACCATGTGCCAATGACTTATTTTACTCCATGACCTGCCAGCACCAAGAAATCCAGAATCCCGATAAAAAACGATCAAG GAGACTGGTATTCAAGAAAATGGATGATGCagaactgaaacaagaaaaataa